Part of the Musa acuminata AAA Group cultivar baxijiao chromosome BXJ3-10, Cavendish_Baxijiao_AAA, whole genome shotgun sequence genome, AGCACAGGGTATTCTGATGTGACCAAGGAGAAAGAAGATTCCTGTTACTAATCCACAAGAGTATGGATATCTATAGAAAAAGGTTGATGTCATCCCATCAAGTGTCTGGATTCCATGTCAAGGGAGGTAAACACACAGAATGAGATGGTTGCTCTCCAACTAAGAGGGTTCCCCACATCCTTTCTATTGTGGATATCTTAATCATCACTTTCTCAGTGCTTTAGTTCCTAAAGCAAGCAGGCGACTTAGATGTGGTTTAAGGAATGTGACCATCCCACCATGtcaactcaaagaaagaaagtTCTTTGTTCCACAAACTGCTGTCAACATTGCATGAGGGATTCCATTGTAGTTAGGTCTCCTCTGCTTGACAGGGTAATCTACCACTATCAAAGATGCAGATTTAGTCAACTTGATACAGATTTAGATCATAAATTATCACATTCTATATGAGATAGTTTATTATAGATTCCAGGACAGCCTTACCATCAGCTTTTTACTGCTTCTGAAGTGGAATAGCAGTATAATTTGGCATCAGGGCATGCTGCTATTGACTCTTAAAGGCTTAAGAAGCTTTGTACATGTCCATCAGAGCCATGGAGTCAATTTTGCTGCAGCAATCCACACTTGTCTTTTCCTAATAAATAGAATCCAAAACCTCACTTTGCCCTGTAAATCTATTCTTTCCAAAATAAAATTAAGGAAGAATAGTTATGTGACAACATTCCATTGCTCAGGGACCATTCATTGATGGCCTCTGAGAGATCCTGTTGAGTAATGATAGCCAACTAGTCTACCTATGGAACTTTAGTTGAAACCATCAAATTTTTAGGTTACGTTCTTTTGGATCCACAAAAAgggcatcaataaatcataagaGCTTAGATTATCATTTAACTGTTCTTTTTCTTGTCTGAAAAATTaactagaagaagaagaacaagaaaacaagttGTGGTTCGTAAGAGTCTTACTACCTTCCATGCTCAATGTCACTTTCTTTCATACAACATCAAACAAATTAGTCCACCATTTATCATCTGCATCATTCTGCAGCCAACTGCAGCATAATGAGCATGATCTGAGTAACCTGAAGTCTTTTTCTACCTGCTCAGGAAAACAAGTTGTGTTTCAGAGATTCACTGACCATCAGGCATTAGGATGAGTGGCCAATTGTTTCAGAATGACAAGCAGTAGAATTGCACTCACACACTTTCTCGTTGCTTCATCCTTTTAGCATACCTAATGAACATGGAATGGGCAAAATCATGGAGAACACAGACAGCATTCTGCAGCCTTATGCAATGGCTGTCTGTACCCATCATATCTTATTACACGTTTCAAGAAGTATGTGAAGGTAGACATGTGAAGCATCTGGTTCAAGGTTGGAGCATGGACAATCTTCATGGGGAAGAAAGGGAATCAGATACCATTCCACAGCTTAGGTTGTTCTTTTTCCGTATTAGGAAAAATTAAGCTGCAGCAAAGTCAAAATACTGAAGGGCCAGCCCTGGCACTGAGACTAGGCTGCTCTTTTGTTTATGTTTGGGTGAATAGATCCTGAGTCATGGAATAATATCTCAGGATCTGATTCAAAGGAACAAGATCTCATAAATTGAGTGTTCTCAGACCTACATTGACAAATATGATGTGCATTGTACCCTTCTTTTTTGATAACTTGAATATGATAATAGAAGCATTCAATGGTCTGAATGAGATGTCAAACTTTCACAAAAGATGTGCTGTGGGTTCTGAAGAACTGTTTGTTTCTGGAGAGCCAAAGGCATTCATTAGTAGAGGAACAGTatcatcctctctctctatctctctctctctctctctctctctctctctctctctctctctctctctttccatttAACACTCTAGTATAATTCAACATCCAATAGAGAAGAATAACATCAAAAGGGAGAGAAGAAATGGATTATTTTGGACCAAAGCATGGAGGGAGCCACCACTTGATTGAACCTCATATGTATCCTAGGTTTGAATCTAAGTTGATCTATGTGATTCTGGGCCTCTCAAGTTAAAGACTCAATTATCTCGTCAAATACTTTCTTTGGAACTAAAAATCTTATGAACAAGATAACATGATCAAATAAAAAGTACTTCCCTTTCTCATATTCAATATCTTTTGGCTCAAGAGCTTCTTAGGTGCATTAGCATAATATCCAACTCATTCACTTGTGTCAAGTAAACACACAAAGCTTCAGCAAGCTGGATATAAGCTCAGGAGTTGAAAGTGGTCTCAAAATCCTTATACATCAAATGGGGTTCTCCAAGAGCAGCACAGGGAAGTTGATTTCTATTCTTAATTCTAAGTATGTATGAGAAGCAAGTAATCCATGGCTCTGTCCAAGAACTTATCCTTACAAAGCATCTTTCACCAAGTTATGCAGAACATTTATCATTTGAGCTATTATTTCAGCTATGGCAAAGACAACGAGAAGGTATTCATTCTATACAGACATATCAAACATGCTTCAAGAAATAAGATGCAGCTACTATGAGTGGAGTGATAGGAGTTTGGTTATCAGTACCTGATTTCACTTGTACAGAGAATAGTCATCATCGAGCTTCTTGGTGGAAGTATATGGTGTCCATTTCAATTTCCGATGTGAGCAACCGTAAACATTGTCTCCTAAAAGACATGGTTGATTCTTCTTACATTCCATTGTTAGCTCTTTGAACATTTCGTTGCTttgattgatatgcttcaaacaaTGTTGTGTGATGAGCAATTCAAGATTGGAATCGGACTTGTATAATTCTAAGCTACGATTTAGCATTGTGATGAACGATATCATCCCTCAGGAATGATATTGAAGACAGGGCACTGCAGCTCGATCCATAGGTGGTGTGCGGAAGTCTTCGTAGAACTCTGTCTGTGTGCTTTCGATAGAAACGAAGTCCACCACGGAAGGCAGCCGTCTCTGCTCCAAGCCACCATTTGATTTGGGTGAGAAGAATCCCGACTCTCAATCTCCAAATTATACTTCTCCATGATTACTTCGGCTAATGCAGTCCTTTCGATCACACGGCAAGATTATATCAGATGGAGATGCCAACATAGATGTTTGCCTCCTACGTATTGCCAATTCAATTTGGAGGTCCGAGTCTTCACTAACGCTTCTCACTATAACGTTTAGGTTGCACGGCAAGgagtctctctatctctctctctctgtctctctctgagACAAAGTTGCTGCAGTGTGTTGGGTGGTGGGAGAATCTAATTCTCCTGCTATGTCCAGGCCATGTACCTTCCGAAGGCTGTCATctctgtttgtgtgtgtgtgtgtgtgtgtcagaaTCAAAGATACACTTCTCAAAGAGACAAAGAAAGTAAATATACCATCTGATTCTTAATCGAGCTTGATGAACAATACATTCTGAAGAACATAAACACACACGTTAAACCACTACAGTAGAACCATAGACCCATATCTGTAATCATAGAAACTGGATGCTCTTAGTGGAATGCGACATTAGGAGTGGGCAAATCGGGCCACGCCAAAGCCTGATTCCAGTGACCAAATTCGCCGAGAGAGTGTCTGATGTGCTCCATGATAGGAGTTGGAGAACTCGTGGCCATGCTAGCCGCGGTAATCACAGAAGCAGCAGTGGAACAAGAAGAAGGATCGAAGCTGCCGACGTCGTTCGCTACTGTCTGCAACTGATCGTTATAGCAACTAGACGAGGATTTTAGCCTGTGGCACagatcttggatatctgtgttgttgttgttttgctgaggctgctgctgctgctgctgctgtggctGTTGCTGGTATGAGTAGCTGTTGTTGTTCCTGCACAGTGAAGCACATAAACCGAGATGACTTAAAGGGTCCAAGCTCAGGCTGTGTGCATGCAGTGTGCCTTCTTGCTCGGCCACTGTGGTGGCACCAAACAAGGCCCTATGGGTTGCAGAATtgaggttagggttggggttttgGACGGTGGTGGACCTGAAAAGGGTCATCAGGTGGGAAGTATGTGGGGGAGCGCACAGTATCGGGCCGGATGGCAGCTCGTTATCCAGACCAGAGGTCAGGTTTGACCTCAGGAAGAGGTCCGACGGCGCCGGCTTCGTCTTGGTGGCGCCTGACCGACCGTAACCCCCGGCCAGGGCGATGGCGGGCGCCACCTTGCTCTTGCGGCAGCCACCGCCGATGGGGACGTTGCGGAGCGCACCACCCTTGGTCCAGTACCGGCGGCAGGTCTTGCAGAAGTGGCGCGGCTGGGCGAggttgtagttgttgtagtagcagaacttggtgttggtggaATCGCACCGCGGACAACGGAGGttgttctgctgctgctgctgctgctgctccgaaGCGGCCGACGACAGCGACGATGAGGATGATGACTGCGACTGAGAGGAAACAGAAGAAGTGGGGGAAGACGAGGAGGAGTGATCGATCAGAAGGCCTCCGGGGTGGGAGATGTTCTTCTCCTCCACCACCCCACCCAACCTCTCTTGGATCATGTTAGTACTTGCAGAAGAAAACCTagtagaaaaagaaaagaaggcagAGTAAATCAAAAGGAAGGGAAAGAAGAAAACCACTGAGGAAGTTTGGAAGTGGAAGATGTGGGGAGTATGTTAGGGGAATCAATTGCCTTGGAGAGTTACCAGATGATGAGTGTTAGGGGATTATATAGGGGAAGAGGAGGGGAGGATAAAGCAGCTGCTACATGGCTGGATTTGTCTGTAAGCAAACCCAAGAGGTTTTTGAGAAGTGGAAAGTGACAAAGCAGCTTCTCATGCAGCAAATAACATCGACACTCGCTCAATTCAGACTCGAAGCTCCCACGACTATATATGATATATTCGTAACTCATGAAATGAATATATTAGATTATTTTCATGACTCAAGAAATGAACATAGTAGATATGTAGTCAAGGCTAAGTAGGCAGTAGAAATTATTGGGATAGGAAGCACCAATCATGTCCATAGTAATCCTAGTCCAACAGTAAGTGATCATAAGACATGATGGGTTAGGGTTTTGGAGGAACAAGGCTGGGGACAGTGGGCATCTTGTCTCTTGTCATGTTCCTCGAGAGTTGAGGCAAACCGGAAAGCGATGATGTTCCCAGGACTGCAGGACTCTTTCACTGACATGAGCAGTATGCTTAGATCAAGGATTAGAAAGACGATACAGTGACAAAATGATGTCGGAGTGAGAGATGGGTGGATTCTGAGTCCTCTCCTCCTTTTTGTTACTCAAACATGATGATTACGGGAGGTGATGATGGAGAGAATTATTCTCTCTATCATAAAGCTGTGTCTTGTGTTCTAAATTGCACCACGAGATCCATAGTTTGCTTACGGGCATCAGATCGATCAAATAGACATCCTTTGTCAAGATTAGGATAGAGTATTTCAAAGTAATACATCACGaacgaagagagaaagagagaggagttATAGGAGTATGATTATGCTAAATACGTactgttagagagagagagagaggggttgtaGGAGTATGAATATGCTAAATATACGTACGATTACCCCTACCGCCAAGGGGATGTGGGTCCCACCGCTGGAACACCTACGACACTGGCGAACCGGCGCCGTGCCTGCCGCGGGGCCTCCGGTGGCGCAAGCCCTCGTCCTCCCTCGGGCTCTGAGGGTGGTGTGCACTGAGCTAGCGTGCGTGGCCGTCAGGGAACATGGCGGGGACCCGCGTCGGAGCCCGGCCAGGAGCTGGGACGCGCTGCCCGAGGAGGCGTCGCAGGATGAGAACGATTCCTCCTCACCACCACGCCTCGCCTCAAGACATGGCCGTACCATGCTGCAGTAGCTCCGCCGAAGGAGGCAGCACTGTTCCGTGGCTCAGGCCATCCCGGTCGCTGTCGAAAAGAGACGATAGACGAACAGAGGAAGGGAAAAGAGAGACAAAGAGCGACAAGCACTGTTCCTCTCCCACAGCCATCTGTTCTGCGATCAGGAGCGAGACAGATCCAGGGAGACCGAGGCATGGATTCCCTCAGTTCCTCCTTTCTCGATCATGGTTCTGCGACGGAAGCTTGGGTGCACAAAGACCTGACTCTTGATAGGTCGGCCACAGTGCTGCAACGTCAGTGCCTGCCATGATATGACATGACATGGGAAATACAACTCCGTCgtcctctctatctctctctaagGTTTTTATTCCATGGTGGGGCCTGTGCATCCAAGCTTGCGCCCCTAGCGGCGGGCAGCCTCACCTTCCCTAGGGTTTCACACCACCACACAGGGCCGTGCATGTTTGAATGGTTTGTCTGTGGCCTGAGGTGTGCATGGATTTCGGTGTTGGTGGGTCGGTCCATGTCTTCCCCACAACAACTAGGAAGAAACTAGATTTGCTTAGCCACAGGGAAAAAGAGGCAGAGAAGGAAGCAAAAGATCTCAAGAAACAATGATCAAGACATAGAGGGAGCTTATCAGATCACCAACAGTATATGCACTATAGGGCTCAGTCTCTTCCGTTCCAGTTCAAACAAAATGACAAGGATGGATAAGGGTTGGCAGAGGAAGTATGTGGTTTAGGTAACAAGAATTCTTCCCTCTGACAAGGGTCCGAGTCATGCCATGCAGAAACATTTGGAGGCAATAGATTGCCATTTTCATTGGGCTCTATACAACACTAATCATCCAGATTCACACTTTTGATACTATCTGAATCAGAATCATAAACTAACTTGACGATCTTGTTCCAATTAATTTCGACATCCCAAATTAGCTGTGGCTTAGTTTGATGTGCTAATTAGAGGGTTAGACCAGCAAACCAAATCAAGACCAGTGCTCAAGTCTGCATGACTTAATAAAGAAGCCAAGAAATATGAGACGTTTCTTTGAATCATAGTTACTAAAAAGGACAGTTTCACTTTCTATCCGCGAACCGGAATAAGACAAAAATACATCGAGATAGATTCGAATGGATGGGCATCAAAGTTGACACAataaaaatgaaagaaatgaataGCATTTCACTCATACATATGTGAAAAGAATATGGACAGAATGTACAGGGATCAAGAAGGCCAACTTGCCAACTGATCCTCCTAAAGAATTGCATCATGGAGTAACAATATGTTATTAACTAACTGCTAATCAGTGATTAACCATTCTACTATGACTCTTGTCAAGTAGCTCAACTCACCAAATAACcttcctaagcaatttcatcatgGAGTTCTGATAGTTGTGTAGCTGAGTTTTGATATGAATGTTGCGTGCCCTACTTTGATCCTTGTCATGAGGACAGGAAATTGTCATTTGTCTTCGTTTGCTGCGGGGAAAACTGTTGCCGAATCTCATACAGTCGGATGTTCTCATGGAGTAGTTTACACTGAAAAGGTGTGTTTGCAAAATAAGTAAACATGGGGATATTTATGCTTTGTTCAACAACAGTGTTATGACAGAATTTTGAAGTGTTTTTGCACAAGTCACCTTTAGTTTCAGGTCTTCTATTTCATTTTCCAATGAATTGAtacggtccttgagatgataggctGCATCTTCTGCAGCAGAGGGGCTTATATTGGTTGTGGGATCAGTCAACCCAGCAACCTGCAATGATGTTTAAATGAAAATTTCAGTAGAAAACAAAAGCATTACtgaaaatgatgcaaaaaattgAAATAAAACCAGGACGAACCTTTAAAATGCAGGTGCACAAAttcaatagcttttgagctaagtGTATCCTTTCCTCTTCGCTTTCCTGGTTTACGATACCCACTTTTGCTTTAATAAGTTTACAGGAAGCCACTCTGATAGTTTGTTACTCTTGCAGCATACTAATAGGTTACATACCTGTAGTTTCATCCTTAGCTGTTCCTCTTCATCAAAGTCAATGCACGGATCCTTTCCGAAAGACGATCGGTAGCGAGCAAGTTCTTCCTTCACTCGTAGAAGAACCTCCTCTGATCGCCTTAATCTGACATTCAAGTCTTCATTCTCCATCTTCAACAAAGTGTTCTCTTCCTGTCACGTGTATTGATATGAACCAAGAAGATCAAAGACTAAAATATGAATCTGAACTGTCATATCTAAAAATCTGCATATCCAAGTTTTGTATCCAACCTTAATTTTTGCATGGTGATGAATACGGTGCTGGAGATTTTGCTGGTCCGAAAACTTTTTGAGTTCATCTTCAAGATCCACAATCCTCTTCTTATATTTTGTATTTTCAACCTACAAatttaaaacatatatataatttagattaAGTGCCAGAGATAAATAAGTGATCAACAAAGAAAAAATACAATTAATTTACAGAAAAAAAATGTTTGTACCTTCAGCATTTCATTTTCAGTGCTAATAAACTGTTCTCGCTGTCGAAGCTTTTCCGCCATCATTCGTGCATCTACCATTTCCGTATGCCTTAGCTTTATCTCATGCAACCAGCTATAAGGGTAACAAGAAAATCTTTGAACATGTTTTACAAAGAGAAGCACTGAAACTGTCCAGCTTTATATTCTTGAAGACAAAGTTAACAGTTGTTCACCAAGGGCCTCTACCTTTGCCTCTCTTGAATAAATTCATTAAGCTCTTTCCTAAGCTTGATCACCTCTTGATCCTACAAAGGTGAATCCAAAATATTGATAGGGAGAAAAAGACAAAGTTATTATtttcatatcatatatgatattaagAATAACCTTTTTCTGGGATTCATTATTGTGGACTCGAGCTGTCTCTACCTTTGGCATTTCAGGTTCGTCTAACAATGACTAGAACAAATGGAGATAAATGGTGTCAGAAAAAAGCAAGTACTCCACTTTTTTAAATAGACCAAACCTATGTGTGAATACCCCTCATGAGAATATATAAGATGCCAAATCAAGAATTTGAGTTTTAAATAGGAACTGCATATATACAGAAAAACTAAGCGATCCCGATTGTATATTTCTGCAACTTGAT contains:
- the LOC104000408 gene encoding dof zinc finger protein 2 isoform X1, encoding MSYEYIIYSRGSFESELSECRCYLLHEKLLCHFPLLKNLLGLLTDKSSHVAAALSSPPLPLYNPLTLIIWFSSASTNMIQERLGGVVEEKNISHPGGLLIDHSSSSSPTSSVSSQSQSSSSSSLSSAASEQQQQQQQNNLRCPRCDSTNTKFCYYNNYNLAQPRHFCKTCRRYWTKGGALRNVPIGGGCRKSKVAPAIALAGGYGRSGATKTKPAPSDLFLRSNLTSGLDNELPSGPILCAPPHTSHLMTLFRSTTVQNPNPNLNSATHRALFGATTVAEQEGTLHAHSLSLDPLSHLGLCASLCRNNNSYSYQQQPQQQQQQQPQQNNNNTDIQDLCHRLKSSSSCYNDQLQTVANDVGSFDPSSCSTAASVITAASMATSSPTPIMEHIRHSLGEFGHWNQALAWPDLPTPNVAFH
- the LOC104000408 gene encoding dof zinc finger protein 4 isoform X2; protein product: MSYEYIIYSRGSFESELSECRCYLLHEKLLCHFPLLKNLLGLLTDKSSHVAAALSSPPLPLYNPLTLIIWFSSASTNMIQERLGGVVEEKNISHPGGLLIDHSSSSSPTSSVSSQSQSSSSSSLSSAASEQQQQQQQNNLRCPRCDSTNTKFCYYNNYNLAQPRHFCKTCRRYWTKGGALRNVPIGGGCRKSKVAPAIALAGGYGRSGATKTKPAPSDLFLRSNLTSGLDNELPSGPILCAPPHTSHLMTLFRNNNSYSYQQQPQQQQQQQPQQNNNNTDIQDLCHRLKSSSSCYNDQLQTVANDVGSFDPSSCSTAASVITAASMATSSPTPIMEHIRHSLGEFGHWNQALAWPDLPTPNVAFH
- the LOC104000408 gene encoding dof zinc finger protein 2 isoform X3; the encoded protein is MIQERLGGVVEEKNISHPGGLLIDHSSSSSPTSSVSSQSQSSSSSSLSSAASEQQQQQQQNNLRCPRCDSTNTKFCYYNNYNLAQPRHFCKTCRRYWTKGGALRNVPIGGGCRKSKVAPAIALAGGYGRSGATKTKPAPSDLFLRSNLTSGLDNELPSGPILCAPPHTSHLMTLFRSTTVQNPNPNLNSATHRALFGATTVAEQEGTLHAHSLSLDPLSHLGLCASLCRNNNSYSYQQQPQQQQQQQPQQNNNNTDIQDLCHRLKSSSSCYNDQLQTVANDVGSFDPSSCSTAASVITAASMATSSPTPIMEHIRHSLGEFGHWNQALAWPDLPTPNVAFH